The Seriola aureovittata isolate HTS-2021-v1 ecotype China chromosome 2, ASM2101889v1, whole genome shotgun sequence genome has a segment encoding these proteins:
- the dctn2 gene encoding dynactin subunit 2, with protein MADPKYVNLPGIAFNEPDVYETGDLPEDDQAQFESEELCSDSVERIVVNPNAAYDKFKDKHVSSKGLDFSDRISKSRRVGYESGEFEILGEGCGVKETPQQKYQRLVNEIQELTQEVDAIQAATKETNAEERLTPVVLAQHAAQLKQQLVSAHLDSLLGPQAHINLADPDGALARRLLTQLEAAKGSRVCSAGDSKPTASAKGPDGVVLYELHSRPEQEKFNESAKMAELEKRLAELEIAVGSGSDKQGPLSTGVQGASLMDTIELLQARVSALDSATLDQVEARLQSVLGKMNEIAKHKAAIEDADTQNKVSQLYDVVQKWDAVSTSIPQVVQRLVAVKELHEQAMQFGQLLTHLDTTQQMINNSLKDNNTLLTQVQQTMKENLVAIEENFAALDQRMKKLSK; from the exons GAGGAGCTCTGCAGTGACAGTGTAGAGAGGATTGTGGTCAACCCCAACGCAGCCTATGACAAGTTCAAAGACAAGCACGTCAGCTCCAAGGGACTTG ACTTCTCAGACAGAATCAGTAAAAGCAGACGAGTGGGCTATGAGTCAGGAGAATTTGAAATT CTTGGAGAAGGCTGTGGAGTGAAGGAGACGCCACAGCAGAAGTACCAGCGCCTGGTGAATGAGATCCAGGAACTCACCCAGGAGGTGGATGCCATCCAG GCTGCTACAAAGGAAACCAATGCAGAGGAGCGCCTGACCCCCGTGGTACTTGCCCAGCATGCAGCCCagctcaaacagcagctggtttcTGCCCATCTCGACTCACTGCTGGGACCACAGGCACACATCAACCTGGCCGATCCAGATGGAGCGCTGGCGAG GCGTCTGCTCACCCAGCTGGAGGCGGCCAAGGGCAGCCGTGTCTGCTCTGCAGGAGACAGCAAGCCGACGGCATCAGCCAAGGGCCCAGATGGAGTGGTACTCTATGAGCTACACAGCAGACCAGAGCAGGAAAAATTCAACGAGTCTGCCAAG ATGGCGGAATTGGAGAAGCGTCTAGCTGAGCTGGAGATCGCTGTTGGCTCAGGATCAGACAAGCAG GGACCTCTGAGCACTGGCGTACAAGGAGCTAGTTTGATG gacACCATAGAGCTCCTGCAGGCAAGGGTCAGCGCGCTGGATTCTGCTACTCTGGATCAAGTGGAGGCAAGACTGCAG AGTGTCCTTGGCAAGATGAATGAGATTGCAAAACACAAGGCAGCGATTGAGGATGCTGATACACAAAACAAG gtGTCGCAGCTCTATGACGTGGTGCAGAAGTGGGATGCCGTGTCCACTTCTATACCTCAGGTGGTGCAGAGGCTTGTTGCTGTTAAGGAGCTGCATGAGCAAG CCATGCAGTTTGGCCAGCTGCTGACCCACCTGGACACCACTCAGCAGATGATCAACAACTCTCTGAAGGACAATAACACCCTGCTAACACAG gtcCAGCAGACAATGAAGGAAAACCTGGTGGCTATAGAGGAGAACTTCGCTGCACTAGACCAGCGGATGAAGAAGCTCTCCAAATAA